Proteins encoded in a region of the Marinococcus sp. PL1-022 genome:
- a CDS encoding Nramp family divalent metal transporter, with protein sequence MERTEKRPLRERVKVLGPGVIVAASFIGPGTVTTATGAGASFGFALLWAVVFSIITTIILQEMCSRLGIITGKGLGAAIRDQFTNPLLKYGSMWLMIIAIVFGCAAYIAGDLLGTSLGLTTLTGVSENTIGPVVGIIILLIGLSGSYKLIERVMIVLITVMSITFVTTMVTAQPDPGGLFRGAFVPSIPTGAIITVIAIVGTTVVPYNLFLHSENVKERWSEPRHLKEARLDVFLSIGLGGLITAAILITSGATIRGLEVESVADLALQLEPLLGSWATAFISIGLFAAGFSSALASPLGAAVTVSSVLKWERGMKNIRFKLVFLSVMAIGIISSGLGFEPLDVLLFAQALNGLILPFVSIMLLVIMNNKNRLGHYVNHWKMNLVGGIIVLICVFLGVYSIVDAIMSFNS encoded by the coding sequence ATGGAGAGAACAGAAAAGAGGCCGCTGAGAGAAAGAGTAAAGGTGCTTGGTCCGGGAGTGATTGTAGCAGCATCGTTTATAGGACCGGGAACGGTAACAACGGCCACAGGTGCAGGAGCCTCTTTTGGCTTTGCCCTGCTCTGGGCAGTGGTTTTTTCAATTATTACCACCATCATACTTCAGGAGATGTGCTCGCGGCTGGGGATTATTACAGGAAAGGGGCTGGGAGCGGCAATCAGGGACCAGTTCACAAACCCGCTGCTGAAATACGGATCCATGTGGCTGATGATTATCGCTATTGTATTCGGCTGTGCTGCCTACATCGCAGGGGACTTACTCGGTACTTCTTTAGGATTAACGACCTTGACGGGCGTTTCTGAAAATACGATCGGTCCTGTCGTAGGCATTATTATTTTATTGATCGGTCTTAGTGGAAGCTACAAGCTCATTGAACGGGTCATGATAGTACTAATTACGGTCATGAGTATAACGTTTGTGACTACAATGGTCACGGCACAGCCTGATCCCGGCGGTCTGTTTCGGGGTGCTTTTGTTCCATCGATTCCAACGGGAGCTATTATTACCGTGATTGCAATTGTAGGTACCACGGTTGTTCCTTATAATCTGTTTCTTCATTCCGAAAATGTAAAAGAACGCTGGAGTGAGCCGCGGCATTTAAAGGAAGCACGTCTGGACGTGTTTTTGTCCATTGGCTTGGGCGGCTTAATTACTGCAGCGATTTTAATTACGTCCGGGGCTACAATCCGCGGTCTGGAAGTAGAGTCCGTGGCAGATCTTGCTTTGCAGCTTGAACCACTGCTTGGCAGCTGGGCCACCGCTTTTATCAGTATCGGCTTATTTGCCGCCGGTTTTTCTTCCGCGCTTGCATCACCGCTCGGGGCCGCAGTTACCGTCAGCAGCGTATTGAAGTGGGAGCGCGGTATGAAAAATATCCGCTTCAAACTGGTGTTTTTGTCTGTGATGGCTATTGGAATTATTTCCTCCGGACTTGGGTTCGAGCCACTCGATGTTTTACTTTTTGCTCAGGCATTAAACGGTCTTATACTGCCCTTTGTCTCAATTATGCTCCTGGTTATTATGAATAACAAAAACCGCCTTGGCCATTACGTGAACCACTGGAAGATGAATCTGGTGGGTGGGATTATTGTTTTAATCTGCGTATTTCTCGGCGTTTACAGTATTGTAGATGCGATTATGAGCTTTAATTCGTAA
- a CDS encoding LacI family DNA-binding transcriptional regulator, which produces MISSKEVAREAGVSQSTVSRVLNNSNKVSKENVAKVTEAMRKLNYRPNAIARSLVSKRSKTIALISGPLHNPFFVETTSSIVNYAKEKGYNTNVFFENNGDNMAVYETVLSMQVDGIILSSVFMDDPILQELQNSQIPYVMFNRKHNEGGNFVELNNYQAGKMAADHLYQLGHKYIGFIGGPMYTSTFYGRYLGFTEGIAEQTMETDKVFLNETDTSEEAIADAIFKMMGRKERPTAVFAATDAIAITAMDTLMELGYRIPEDISICGVDNVRMARHHAFELTTIGAQSNKNLGRLGIEHLINSIEAGKENMSPIQVTLEPALYQRKTTGPFKPGSV; this is translated from the coding sequence ATGATTTCTTCCAAAGAAGTTGCCAGAGAAGCAGGAGTATCCCAGTCGACAGTGTCCAGGGTGCTGAATAATTCCAACAAGGTAAGCAAGGAAAATGTAGCAAAAGTCACAGAAGCAATGAGAAAGTTAAACTACAGACCAAACGCTATAGCCAGGTCGTTAGTCAGTAAGCGTTCCAAAACAATAGCGCTTATATCGGGCCCGTTGCATAACCCCTTTTTTGTGGAAACTACTTCATCTATTGTGAACTACGCGAAAGAGAAGGGGTATAACACAAACGTTTTTTTTGAAAACAATGGAGACAATATGGCTGTATATGAAACGGTTCTCTCCATGCAGGTGGACGGTATTATTTTATCTTCGGTTTTCATGGATGATCCCATTCTTCAAGAATTGCAGAACTCTCAAATACCTTATGTAATGTTTAACCGCAAGCATAACGAAGGTGGAAATTTTGTTGAATTAAATAATTACCAGGCTGGAAAGATGGCTGCAGATCATTTATATCAGCTCGGGCACAAGTATATAGGCTTCATCGGAGGGCCGATGTATACATCCACTTTTTACGGCCGGTATTTAGGATTTACGGAAGGAATAGCGGAACAAACCATGGAGACTGATAAAGTTTTTTTAAACGAAACGGACACCAGTGAAGAAGCAATAGCAGATGCCATCTTTAAAATGATGGGGCGCAAAGAACGTCCTACAGCGGTGTTTGCTGCTACAGATGCTATAGCTATTACTGCCATGGATACACTCATGGAACTCGGGTACCGGATCCCTGAAGATATTAGTATTTGCGGAGTGGACAATGTACGGATGGCCCGGCATCATGCGTTTGAATTAACCACTATCGGTGCCCAGTCCAATAAAAATTTAGGAAGACTTGGAATTGAACACCTTATTAATTCCATTGAAGCCGGAAAAGAAAATATGTCCCCGATCCAGGTTACCCTGGAACCTGCGCTGTATCAAAGAAAGACGACGGGACCTTTTAAACCAGGCTCAGTATAA
- a CDS encoding Lon protease family protein has protein sequence MNHHDYEKRLALHELSPAELRLEFNAEAFSFETTEDMNDFPYEMIGQERAERAMEFGLSVSQAGYNLFVVGPTGSGRMTYTQHSVENLARKQKQPDDWCYVHNFDNPDRPEVLSFQAGEGQRFRREVEELLVNIGRELKTAFSSDNHERQKREMFEQLRTEMDELWKETDQFAVQHHFKLERMQNGINKIPLQRGQPMNRETYQHLLEAEKEQLRANEKLVEEKVQDALRRVAKMEETFRKDVQIFMADTASAAVQKLFEPLRRQYGHMPKVTAYLTAYERDVVEHFYFFAEGQGQDGSAGALEGMKEKQYQRYVVNLLVNNKHLDGAPVIYESNPTYHNLFGKVEYQGQIGSLVTNFTFIKPGAVHLANGGYLILQAADLLQHPGAWPGLKRMLQTGHVHIENSYEERGLLPTSALKPEPIPFRTKVIIIGSYYVYDLLSRLDEEFDKLFKVKVEFDTVMTKSNENSWKMAGFVKNYVQEEGLLPFHREAVARVIDYSSRLIDEQGKMTTRFQDITKLLVESSHYALQEGNAYVKAEHIFRALEEKYRRSSHIPEQYREKIHDETIMIQTEGYRVGQINGLAVMGTRDSMFGIPTKITAQTYVGKSGLMNIERETSLSGQIHHKGMMILTGFLSGQFAKNRPIPLSASITFEQTYSLIDGDSASSTELYVLLSSLAEVPIYQGIAVTGSVNQWGEIQPIGGVNEKIEGFYHICREKGLTGRQGVIIPKQNARNLMLAREVVEAAEAGSFHVWAVGHISEGMEILTGERAGAVRREDGTYPEGSVFARTEARFNRMYEMEIRQHGTE, from the coding sequence ATGAATCATCATGATTATGAAAAAAGGCTTGCTCTGCATGAGCTGTCCCCAGCAGAGCTTCGTTTGGAATTTAATGCTGAAGCCTTCTCATTTGAAACGACAGAGGACATGAACGATTTCCCTTATGAAATGATCGGCCAGGAGCGGGCCGAGCGGGCCATGGAGTTTGGTCTTTCAGTAAGCCAGGCGGGGTATAATTTATTTGTAGTCGGTCCCACGGGGAGTGGAAGAATGACATATACCCAGCACAGTGTGGAAAACCTGGCCCGGAAACAGAAGCAGCCGGATGATTGGTGCTACGTGCATAATTTTGATAATCCGGACCGCCCGGAAGTGCTTTCATTTCAGGCCGGGGAAGGCCAGCGTTTCCGCCGCGAGGTCGAAGAGCTTCTGGTAAACATCGGGCGTGAACTAAAGACAGCGTTCTCAAGCGACAATCACGAAAGACAAAAGCGGGAAATGTTTGAACAACTGCGTACGGAGATGGACGAGCTGTGGAAAGAAACTGACCAGTTTGCCGTGCAGCATCATTTCAAACTCGAACGCATGCAGAACGGCATTAATAAAATTCCCCTTCAGCGCGGTCAGCCAATGAACAGGGAGACGTACCAGCACCTGCTTGAAGCAGAAAAGGAACAGCTGAGGGCAAACGAAAAACTCGTGGAGGAAAAAGTGCAGGACGCTCTCCGGCGTGTGGCCAAAATGGAGGAAACCTTCCGTAAAGACGTGCAGATATTTATGGCAGACACAGCCTCGGCCGCGGTACAAAAGCTATTTGAGCCGCTTCGCAGGCAGTACGGTCATATGCCAAAGGTAACGGCTTATTTAACCGCCTACGAGCGGGACGTTGTAGAGCATTTTTACTTTTTTGCCGAAGGCCAGGGACAGGATGGCTCGGCGGGGGCACTTGAAGGAATGAAGGAAAAACAGTATCAGCGGTACGTGGTGAATCTGCTCGTCAACAACAAGCATTTAGACGGAGCCCCGGTAATTTACGAATCGAATCCGACGTATCACAATCTGTTTGGCAAGGTGGAATACCAGGGGCAGATTGGCAGCCTGGTGACGAATTTTACTTTCATTAAACCAGGAGCGGTGCATCTGGCGAACGGCGGCTATTTGATTCTTCAGGCGGCGGATTTACTCCAGCATCCAGGTGCCTGGCCGGGATTAAAACGGATGCTTCAGACCGGGCATGTGCATATTGAAAACTCCTATGAAGAGCGGGGGCTGCTGCCAACCAGTGCACTAAAGCCGGAGCCCATTCCCTTCCGGACAAAGGTTATTATTATTGGCTCTTATTATGTTTATGATCTGCTCTCGAGGCTTGATGAAGAGTTTGATAAGCTGTTTAAGGTCAAAGTAGAGTTCGATACCGTCATGACCAAAAGCAATGAAAACAGCTGGAAAATGGCCGGATTCGTGAAAAACTACGTTCAGGAAGAAGGCCTGCTTCCGTTTCACCGGGAAGCTGTGGCCAGAGTGATCGACTACAGCTCCCGATTAATAGATGAACAGGGAAAAATGACTACCAGGTTTCAGGATATTACAAAGCTGCTCGTAGAATCCAGCCACTACGCGCTGCAGGAGGGTAATGCTTACGTCAAAGCAGAGCACATCTTCCGGGCGCTTGAGGAAAAATACAGACGCTCAAGCCATATTCCCGAACAGTACCGGGAGAAAATTCACGATGAAACGATCATGATTCAAACGGAAGGCTACCGGGTCGGGCAGATTAACGGACTGGCTGTGATGGGAACAAGAGACTCCATGTTTGGCATACCGACGAAAATTACGGCGCAGACGTATGTCGGGAAAAGCGGGTTGATGAACATTGAGCGTGAGACGTCTCTCAGCGGCCAGATTCATCACAAGGGCATGATGATTTTGACCGGCTTTCTTTCTGGCCAATTTGCTAAAAACCGTCCTATTCCTTTATCGGCGAGCATCACTTTTGAGCAGACCTACAGTCTGATCGATGGCGACAGCGCTTCAAGCACAGAGCTGTACGTGCTGCTTTCATCTTTGGCAGAAGTACCTATTTACCAGGGTATAGCAGTAACCGGCTCGGTCAATCAGTGGGGAGAAATTCAGCCAATCGGCGGTGTTAACGAGAAAATCGAGGGTTTCTATCATATTTGCCGGGAAAAAGGGCTGACCGGCAGGCAGGGGGTCATTATCCCGAAGCAGAATGCCCGCAATTTAATGCTCGCTCGAGAGGTTGTGGAAGCGGCGGAAGCAGGCAGCTTCCATGTATGGGCAGTCGGCCATATTTCGGAGGGTATGGAAATTCTGACGGGTGAACGGGCGGGAGCGGTACGCCGAGAGGACGGCACGTATCCGGAAGGTTCGGTATTTGCCCGCACGGAAGCCCGTTTTAACCGCATGTATGAAATGGAAATCCGGCAGCATGGGACGGAATAA
- a CDS encoding aldehyde dehydrogenase family protein, which yields MKKGLFLSGEDKAAEKYYSVFNPHTEGLIGEAADCTPSEMSEAIEKADEAYKKMKALTSNEKAEILFRAATILRDREEEAARIISQEACKPVTAARTEVQRTVQTLQFSGEETKRMNGEYLQLDAAEGGEGRDAYTLHESIGVVGAITPFNFPLNLVTHKVGPAIAAGNTIVVKPAEQTPFSSMLLAEILSEAGLHQGAIAIVPGDGKTLGEVMLKDERIKIISFTGSPEIGKLLKAEAGLKKMTLELGSNSPMYVDQSCRGEVSEVAEKSVKGAFAYNGQVCLSTQRIYVHEEIFDEFIQECSEKTARLQFGDPLEESTEVSSLINKKSQQRLYEWIKEAKAEGAEVLAGGEKVGNGLEPTILSNASSTSSISCKEAFGPVVIINKVKNSEEALEQMNNSRFGLNAGVFTNDLKQAVDMAHRIEAGQVLINDVPTLRFDHMPYGGVKDSGYGREGVKYAIEEMTELKMISIKYR from the coding sequence ATGAAAAAGGGTTTGTTTTTATCAGGAGAGGATAAGGCGGCTGAAAAATATTATTCAGTTTTTAATCCCCATACGGAAGGTTTGATTGGAGAAGCAGCTGACTGTACCCCCTCCGAGATGAGTGAAGCAATAGAAAAAGCAGATGAAGCGTACAAAAAAATGAAAGCGTTAACATCAAACGAAAAAGCTGAGATTTTATTCCGGGCTGCAACGATTCTGCGGGATAGGGAGGAAGAAGCTGCGAGGATTATCTCTCAGGAAGCCTGTAAACCGGTAACTGCTGCCCGCACAGAAGTCCAGCGGACCGTGCAGACGCTGCAATTTTCAGGCGAAGAAACCAAGAGAATGAACGGGGAATACTTACAATTAGACGCTGCAGAAGGCGGTGAAGGACGGGATGCTTATACACTCCATGAATCAATCGGAGTGGTCGGAGCAATTACTCCTTTTAATTTTCCATTAAATCTTGTTACTCATAAGGTTGGCCCGGCAATAGCCGCAGGAAACACTATCGTGGTTAAACCAGCGGAGCAAACTCCTTTTTCAAGCATGCTCCTGGCAGAAATATTAAGTGAAGCAGGTCTTCACCAAGGTGCAATCGCAATAGTTCCTGGAGATGGAAAAACGCTGGGAGAGGTAATGCTGAAGGATGAACGGATTAAAATAATATCTTTTACCGGCAGCCCGGAAATAGGAAAGCTGCTCAAAGCAGAAGCCGGCCTGAAAAAAATGACTCTTGAATTAGGAAGCAACTCGCCGATGTATGTGGATCAGTCATGCCGCGGGGAAGTGAGTGAAGTGGCTGAGAAATCAGTTAAAGGGGCGTTCGCTTATAATGGCCAGGTTTGTTTGAGTACACAGCGCATTTATGTGCATGAAGAAATTTTTGATGAATTTATACAAGAGTGCTCAGAAAAAACTGCCCGGCTTCAATTCGGAGACCCTTTGGAAGAAAGCACGGAGGTTTCGAGCCTGATTAATAAAAAATCACAGCAGCGCCTGTATGAATGGATTAAAGAAGCAAAAGCAGAGGGAGCAGAGGTTCTGGCAGGAGGAGAAAAAGTTGGTAATGGTCTAGAGCCAACGATTTTATCCAATGCTTCTTCTACATCCTCTATATCCTGCAAAGAAGCTTTTGGGCCGGTAGTGATCATCAACAAAGTAAAAAACTCTGAAGAAGCTCTGGAACAAATGAATAACAGCCGATTTGGCCTGAATGCGGGGGTGTTTACAAATGATCTGAAACAGGCCGTTGATATGGCACATCGCATAGAAGCCGGGCAGGTTCTCATTAACGATGTCCCTACTCTCCGTTTCGACCATATGCCCTACGGAGGAGTGAAGGATTCCGGCTATGGAAGGGAAGGGGTAAAATATGCTATCGAAGAAATGACGGAATTAAAAATGATAAGTATAAAATACCGTTAA